In a single window of the Cucumis melo cultivar AY chromosome 11, USDA_Cmelo_AY_1.0, whole genome shotgun sequence genome:
- the LOC103496265 gene encoding pentatricopeptide repeat-containing protein At1g79540 codes for MKLRPNLFRPIIIHVVPKPPLFQSYHSRTNPIGTSIEVSTIIETVDPMEDGLKVISSRITSYIITSVLRKQPNTLLGFRLFIWSLESSHFRWRALKHLIIDKLIKDNAFELYWKVLQELKESAIEISSDAFSVLIEAYSEAGMEEKAVESFGLMRDFDCKPNLFAFNLILRFLVRKEAFLLALAVYNQMLKCNLNPDVDTYGILIHGFCQTCKTQDALVLFDEMTGRGILPNKIIYTIVLSGLCRAKKILDAQRLFSMMGARRRDLRTYNVLLNGFCKLGYLDEAFTLLQQLIKDGHNLEVDGYGCLINGLFRARRYEEAHKWYRKMLRENIKPDVILYTIMIQGLSQEGRVTNAVTLLGEMKERGLRPDTICYNALIKGFCDIGYLDKAQSLRLEISNHGCFPTNHTYSILICGMCKSGLITEAQHIFKEMEKLGCLPSVVTFNSLINGLCKASRLEEARLLFYQMEIVRKPSLFLRLSQGTDKVLDIASLQVMMEQLCESGLILKAYKLLMQLVDSGVLPDIRTYNILINGFCKFENINGAFKLFKEMQTRGHMPDSVTYGTLIDGLYRVGRNEDALGIFRQMEKKGCVPDSSTYRTIMTWLCREKNIPLTLSVWMKYLRNFRGWEDEKVRVVEESFDNEELQTAIRRLLEMDVKSKNFDVAPYTIFLIGLCKAKRVSEAFAIFSVFKDFKMNISSASCVKLICGLCAVEKLELAVDVFLFTLERFFVMPPICNRLLCHLLDLDRKDDALFLANRLEASGYDLGAHLYYRTKLLLHDHLESLQAKAFMPKYMPLLSTHSQELPK; via the coding sequence ATGAAGCTCCGACCAAATCTTTTTCGACCCATAATCATCCATGTAGTCCCAAAACCTCCATTGTTCCAGTCATATCATTCGCGTACTAATCCAATCGGCACTTCCATTGAGGTCTCCACCATAATCGAAACTGTTGACCCTATGGAAGATGGATTGAAAGTCATATCGTCCCGTATAACGTCTTATATAATTACCTCCGTCCTTCGAAAACAGCCGAATACCCTACTTGGATTTCGACTTTTTATTTGGTCGTTAGAGAGTTCGCATTTCCGCTGGCGCGCCTTGAAGCATTTGATCATTGACAAGTTAATAAAGGACAATGCCTTCGAATTATATTGGAAAGTTCTTCAAGAGCTGAAGGAATCAGCAATTGAGATTTCATCCGATGCTTTCTCTGTGTTGATTGAGGCATACTCAGAAGCGGGTATGGAGGAGAAGGCCGTTGAATCATTTGGTCTGATGCGGGATTTTGACTGTAAGCCCAACCTTTTTGCTTTCAATTTGATTTTGCGTTTTCTGGTGCGAAAAGAAGCATTTCTGTTAGCTTTAGCAGTGTATAACCAGATGCTGAAGTGTAATTTGAATCCGGATGTGGATACCTACGGCATACTGATTCATGGATTCTGTCAAACGTGTAAAACTCAAGATGCCCTTGTACTTTTTGATGAAATGACTGGTAGAGGAATATTGCCGAATAAGATAATTTATACGATAGTTCTTTCTGGACTGTGCCGAGCTAAGAAAATTCTCGATGCTCAAAGATTGTTCAGTATGATGGGAGCTCGTCGTAGAGATTTAAGGACCTATAATGTTTTGCTTAATGGGTTTTGTAAGTTAGGATATTTGGATGAGGCTTTTACATTGTTGCAACAACTTATAAAGGATGGCCATAATCTTGAAGTTGATGGGTATGGTTGTTTAATTAATGGCTTGTTTAGAGCTAGGAGATATGAAGAAGCACATAAGTGGTACCGAAAAATGTTGAGGGAAAACATCAAGCCTGACGTTATTTTGTATACTATTATGATCCAAGGTTTATCACAAGAAGGCCGGGTTACCAATGCAGTGACACTGTTGGGTGAGATGAAAGAACGAGGGCTTAGGCCAGATACTATTTGTTATAATGCTTTAATTAAAGGGTTTTGTGATATAGGTTATTTGGATAAGGCTCAGTCTCTTAGACTCGAGATTTCAAACCATGGTTGTTTCCCGACTAATCACACATACTCAATTCTCATTTGTGGTATGTGCAAGAGTGGGCTAATAACAGAGGCACAACATATATTCAAAGAAATGGAGAAGCTTGGATGCCTTCCTTCTGTTGTGACCTTCAATTCTCTCATTAATGGACTTTGCAAAGCCAGTAGGCTTGAGGAAGCTCGCCTATTATTTTACCAAATGGAGATAGTAAGAAAACCTTCTTTGTTTCTTCGGCTTTCTCAGGGCACTGATAAGGTTCTTGATATTGCCAGTCTCCAAGTTATGATGGAGCAATTATGTGAGTCGGGATTGATTCTTAAGGCCTACAAGCTTCTTATGCAGCTAGTTGACAGTGGGGTTTTGCCAGATATTAGGACTTATAACATCCTAATCAATGGTTTTTGCAAGTTTGAAAATATTAATGGTGCTTTCAAGCTCTTCAAAGAGATGCAAACCAGAGGACACATGCCAGATTCAGTTACATACGGGACTTTAATAGATGGGCTCTATAGAGTTGGTAGGAATGAGGATGCACTAGGGATTTTTAGACAAATGGAAAAGAAAGGTTGCGTGCCTGATTCTTCTACTTACAGGACCATCATGACTTGGTTGTGTCGAGAAAAGAATATACCACTAACTTTGAGTGTTTGGATGAAGTATCTGAGGAATTTTCGTGGCTGGGAAGACGAAAAGGTCAGAGTAGTAGAGGAAAGTTTTGACAATGAAGAGCTTCAAACAGCAATCCGGAGACTACTTGAAATGGACGTGAAATCAAAAAATTTCGACGTAGCTCCATACACCATTTTTCTCATAGGATTGTGTAAAGCCAAGAGGGTTTCCGAAGCCTTTGCTATATTTTCTGTTTTCAAGGACTTCAAAATGAATATAAGTTCGGCAAGCTGTGTGAAATTGATTTGTGGGTTGTGCGCGGTAGAAAAACTCGAATTGGCCGtggatgtttttctttttacactAGAAAGATTCTTTGTGATGCCTCCAATTTGTAATCGACTGCTGTGCCATCTGCTAGATTTGGACAGAAAAGACGATGCTCTTTTTCTTGCAAATAGACTGGAGGCTTCTGGGTATGATTTGGGTGCTCATCTCTACTACAGGACTAAGTTACTTCTTCATGATCATTTGGAATCATTGCAAGCTAAAGCTTTCATGCCCAAATACATGCCGCTGTTGTCAACTCACAGCCAAGAATTGCCAAAATGA